From the Salinimicrobium tongyeongense genome, one window contains:
- a CDS encoding bifunctional folylpolyglutamate synthase/dihydrofolate synthase — MTYTETVDWMFQQLPMYQQVGNKAYRVDLSNINKLVKQLGNPHRAFKSIHVAGTNGKGSVSHMLASVFQEAGYKVGLYTSPHLKDFRERIKINGQMIPEAAVVQFIAANKTFFEQESLSFFEMTVGMAFSYFSEEKVDIAIIEVGLGGRLDSTNIISPELSVITNIGFDHVNILGNTLPKIAAEKGGIIKEKTPVVIGEFQEETFPVFKELAEAKIAPLYLAEDFCGRSYTSDLKGQYQKWNIRTVSMALDVLKDLGWELGEEAAEKGLKNVIFNTGLRGRWEVLQEAPRVICDTAHNKEGLVYAMKQLQEEKFENLHLVIGVVNDKDLASVLPIFPKSAKYYFSRPDVPRGLAAEELQKTAAKNGLFGKVFSSVTEAYEAALQEASAKDVVYVGGSTFTVAEII; from the coding sequence ATGACTTATACTGAAACTGTTGACTGGATGTTTCAGCAGTTGCCCATGTATCAGCAGGTGGGGAATAAAGCTTACCGGGTAGACCTTTCCAATATCAATAAACTGGTAAAGCAGCTGGGCAATCCGCACAGGGCTTTCAAAAGCATACACGTTGCCGGTACCAACGGCAAGGGTTCTGTTTCGCACATGCTCGCTTCGGTCTTTCAGGAGGCCGGGTATAAGGTAGGGCTTTACACTTCCCCGCATTTAAAAGACTTTAGGGAGCGAATAAAGATCAACGGCCAGATGATTCCTGAAGCTGCCGTAGTGCAATTCATTGCTGCCAATAAAACATTTTTTGAACAGGAAAGCCTGTCGTTCTTTGAAATGACGGTGGGAATGGCTTTTAGCTACTTTTCCGAAGAGAAAGTCGACATTGCGATTATTGAAGTGGGGCTTGGCGGAAGGCTCGATTCCACCAATATCATTTCCCCGGAACTTTCGGTGATCACCAATATAGGTTTTGATCACGTGAACATTCTTGGCAACACGCTGCCTAAGATTGCTGCGGAAAAAGGCGGAATTATCAAAGAAAAAACTCCTGTGGTGATAGGGGAGTTTCAGGAAGAGACTTTTCCTGTTTTTAAGGAATTGGCTGAAGCCAAAATTGCGCCACTTTATTTAGCCGAAGACTTCTGCGGAAGATCATATACTTCCGATCTAAAGGGGCAGTATCAGAAATGGAATATACGTACAGTTTCTATGGCTTTAGATGTGCTGAAAGACCTTGGGTGGGAGCTGGGGGAAGAAGCTGCAGAAAAAGGTCTCAAAAATGTCATTTTTAACACCGGACTTCGTGGCCGTTGGGAAGTGCTGCAGGAAGCACCACGGGTAATTTGTGATACGGCACATAATAAAGAGGGGCTGGTTTATGCCATGAAACAGCTGCAGGAAGAAAAATTTGAGAATTTGCACCTGGTGATAGGAGTGGTAAACGATAAAGATCTTGCTTCGGTGCTGCCCATTTTTCCAAAATCGGCAAAATATTATTTTTCCAGACCAGATGTCCCCCGCGGACTTGCTGCGGAAGAATTACAAAAAACAGCAGCCAAAAATGGCCTTTTTGGGAAGGTATTTTCTTCAGTTACTGAAGCTTACGAAGCCGCGCTACAAGAGGCTTCTGCTAAAGATGTGGTCTATGTGGGAGGCAGTACTTTCACGGTGGCAGAAATAATTTAA